A single window of Achromobacter xylosoxidans DNA harbors:
- a CDS encoding restriction system-associated AAA family ATPase has product MKLLRLKITDPKGFRSLPCGFEHHFRTEWSLQDELAQANDFAPFVCAGPNGSGKSNLLEALAAIFFQLEVLRVRRSFLPEALQDEVPDVSPVAFELDYLIRVPAEYRSPDSPPWAKVGVWKKAGESVRFFWDNQGDFSTDVYEAFKGGHADILLPQYVLGYSSGENEILSLPFFKMRFVQFDEYWNALTRQLSYPGHPETRLAYLDSGFSQAILLCNLLFQDEATLQPFREDVGIDALREFRIILRRRIPIEAVQLEAFDPADEDQKRERRNRIQAEARTRGLSESEISQSVDDWVRREIIKGNPALSETDELGSTRYRLNLLQLLEGDEKSSLVVSALKRCATLNYVDDATDTLVLDYWVNEATRQAFRENFDGSALALFQAFQVLLTLNLYAVSDVLKADLYTSTSHYVSETVPTLASDQRIMRFKFMRFTKQGVAEPMMLKELSDGEHQLLHSLGLCLLFRETNSLFLLDEPETHFNPDWRANFISRLRQCLTGQGEFAQEMLITTHTPFLISDSKPDKVLVFAKDKASGKVSVSHPPYNTLGASINKITHETFGKRETIGGGAQQVLEQLLADPISKADPHGLARKIMDTMGDSVERALAVHALLQTPGADKEPG; this is encoded by the coding sequence ATGAAGCTGTTGCGTCTCAAGATTACCGACCCCAAAGGTTTTCGCAGCCTGCCCTGCGGGTTTGAGCACCACTTCCGCACCGAGTGGAGCTTGCAGGACGAGCTGGCGCAAGCGAACGACTTTGCGCCCTTCGTTTGCGCTGGGCCCAATGGCAGCGGCAAATCCAACCTGCTCGAAGCGCTGGCGGCGATCTTTTTCCAGCTTGAAGTGCTGCGCGTACGCCGCAGCTTTCTGCCGGAGGCCTTGCAGGACGAGGTGCCGGATGTTTCGCCCGTCGCCTTTGAGCTGGATTACCTGATCCGCGTGCCCGCCGAGTACCGCAGCCCCGATAGCCCGCCGTGGGCGAAAGTGGGTGTGTGGAAGAAGGCCGGTGAATCGGTGCGATTTTTTTGGGACAACCAGGGCGACTTCAGCACCGATGTGTACGAGGCGTTCAAGGGTGGACACGCCGATATCCTGCTGCCGCAGTACGTGCTGGGTTATTCCTCGGGCGAGAACGAGATCCTCAGTCTGCCCTTCTTCAAGATGCGTTTCGTGCAGTTCGACGAGTACTGGAATGCACTGACCCGCCAACTGAGCTACCCCGGCCATCCGGAGACACGGCTGGCCTATCTGGACAGCGGATTCAGTCAAGCCATCCTGCTGTGCAACCTGCTGTTTCAGGACGAGGCCACACTGCAGCCCTTCCGCGAGGATGTGGGTATCGACGCATTGCGGGAATTCCGCATCATCCTGCGCCGCCGAATCCCCATCGAGGCAGTGCAACTGGAAGCCTTCGATCCCGCTGATGAAGATCAGAAGCGCGAGCGACGGAATCGAATACAGGCGGAAGCTCGAACACGCGGACTCTCAGAGTCTGAGATTAGCCAATCAGTTGATGATTGGGTTCGCCGCGAGATCATCAAGGGCAATCCCGCGCTCTCGGAAACTGATGAGCTAGGAAGTACGCGCTATCGCCTGAACTTGCTGCAGTTGCTGGAGGGTGACGAGAAGTCCTCGCTGGTGGTGAGCGCCCTCAAGCGTTGTGCCACGCTCAATTACGTCGACGACGCCACCGATACGCTGGTGCTCGACTACTGGGTCAATGAGGCGACCCGGCAGGCATTCCGCGAGAACTTCGATGGTTCGGCGCTGGCGCTATTCCAGGCGTTTCAGGTGCTGTTGACGCTCAACCTGTATGCCGTAAGCGATGTTCTGAAGGCCGATCTCTATACCTCGACCAGCCACTACGTCAGCGAGACGGTGCCAACCCTGGCATCCGACCAGCGCATCATGCGCTTCAAGTTCATGCGCTTCACCAAGCAGGGTGTGGCCGAGCCGATGATGCTCAAGGAATTGTCGGACGGCGAGCACCAGTTGCTGCACAGCCTCGGCCTGTGCCTGCTGTTTCGGGAGACCAACAGCCTGTTCCTTCTCGACGAACCCGAAACGCACTTTAACCCCGACTGGCGCGCCAACTTCATCAGCCGTTTGCGCCAGTGCCTGACGGGCCAGGGTGAATTCGCGCAGGAAATGCTGATCACCACCCACACACCATTTCTGATCTCCGACAGCAAGCCGGACAAGGTACTGGTGTTTGCCAAGGACAAAGCCAGCGGCAAGGTCAGCGTCAGCCACCCGCCGTACAACACGCTGGGCGCTTCGATCAACAAAATCACACATGAAACTTTCGGTAAGCGCGAAACTATTGGAGGTGGGGCTCAACAAGTGCTGGAGCAATTACTGGCTGACCCTATATCGAAAGCCGACCCCCATGGCCTTGCTCGCAAGATCATGGATACCATGGGCGACTCTGTAGAACGCGCGTTAGCCGTGCATGCATTGCTACAGACGCCAGGAGCCGACAAGGAGCCGGGCTGA
- a CDS encoding integrase domain-containing protein translates to MDDLTYTLRQLCQRNRDGGYTTQADRMRSLSLAARQLREAGFRQMKASSLKGKHVQALLDRWQGEGLSSGTIKNRLSHLRWWAEKIGKAGILPSDNTQLGVPELRYVTNVSKARELGTGLEQITDVHVRMSLQLQAAFGLRREEAIKFQPSYADRGDHIALKGSWTKGGRERTVPITTTEQRDALHAAHRLAGTGSPIPANKTYIQHRHVYDGQCKAAGLSHMHGLRHRYAQMRYETLTGWKPPATGGPGTAQLDLSQRLADQHVRQQISRELGHGRVKVTAIYLGS, encoded by the coding sequence ATGGACGATCTGACCTATACCCTGCGGCAGCTCTGCCAGCGCAACCGTGACGGAGGCTACACCACGCAGGCCGACAGGATGCGTTCGCTGTCGCTGGCAGCGCGGCAACTGCGCGAGGCCGGTTTCCGGCAGATGAAGGCCTCGTCGCTCAAGGGCAAGCATGTCCAGGCGCTGCTGGATCGCTGGCAAGGCGAAGGTTTGTCGTCTGGCACTATCAAGAATCGGCTTTCTCACCTGCGCTGGTGGGCGGAGAAGATCGGCAAGGCCGGCATCCTGCCCTCGGACAACACACAACTTGGTGTGCCCGAGCTTCGCTATGTGACCAACGTCAGCAAGGCCAGGGAACTGGGCACAGGTCTTGAACAGATTACCGATGTCCACGTGCGCATGAGCCTTCAGCTACAGGCCGCCTTCGGATTACGTCGGGAGGAAGCGATCAAGTTCCAGCCCAGTTACGCAGATCGGGGCGACCACATCGCCCTCAAGGGATCGTGGACCAAGGGCGGTCGGGAGCGGACTGTGCCCATCACCACGACAGAGCAACGTGACGCGCTCCACGCAGCACACCGCCTGGCGGGCACAGGGTCACCGATCCCGGCAAACAAGACCTACATCCAGCATCGGCACGTCTACGATGGACAATGCAAGGCGGCGGGTCTGAGCCATATGCATGGGCTGCGGCATCGGTATGCACAGATGCGATATGAAACATTGACGGGGTGGAAGCCTCCGGCAACAGGCGGTCCTGGCACGGCACAACTCGACCTATCACAACGCCTGGCCGACCAACATGTTCGGCAGCAAATCAGTCGTGAACTTGGGCACGGGCGAGTCAAGGTGACAGCGATATATCTGGGAAGCTAA
- a CDS encoding STY4528 family pathogenicity island replication protein, whose translation MADHHTVHNPLGQDALFTTPASLMLDARLTPLERNGWQVLRMLRSAEGISPLANLGQLRRYLTSTPLGQRAGYETARRVLVVLRLTGWISLVGQHRDPLTGHVLSELYQVHESALHFQQACALDVSLSALLQASIGHENNQVDRVAVHIQATLAQAPEAASIATHDQRGDDDDLPPAPPSQASEAADPLPLSGDSAGSTLVPQQTGHARHMTAEQSSTYKTYMYKKERTYRAREGDGDSASQSVSLPPCLSNAQADQQKDVQAALRRLPPQHRQEVLDELQARSQSGTVRNVVAYFFALVKRVFAGEFRLWAGRKATSAAPRTAENRPAGVPRTEHRPEPTAQPASRETALAHIANIRKMLNASTNAGDIAAQAMQAKGWQPHPA comes from the coding sequence ATGGCAGACCATCACACCGTCCACAACCCGCTGGGGCAAGACGCCCTGTTCACTACGCCGGCCTCGCTCATGCTGGATGCACGTCTCACGCCGCTGGAGCGCAATGGCTGGCAGGTGCTGCGCATGCTGCGCTCTGCGGAGGGCATCAGTCCGCTGGCGAATCTGGGGCAGTTGCGCCGCTATCTCACTTCCACCCCGCTGGGGCAGAGGGCCGGCTACGAGACGGCCCGGCGCGTCCTCGTTGTGCTTCGGCTGACAGGCTGGATCAGCTTGGTAGGCCAGCACCGCGATCCTCTAACCGGCCATGTGCTCAGCGAGCTGTATCAGGTTCACGAAAGCGCCCTGCACTTCCAGCAGGCCTGCGCGCTCGATGTCAGTCTGTCCGCGCTTCTGCAAGCCTCTATCGGCCACGAAAACAACCAGGTGGATCGGGTGGCCGTCCACATTCAGGCAACGCTGGCGCAGGCACCTGAAGCCGCTTCCATTGCGACCCACGATCAGCGCGGCGATGACGATGATTTGCCCCCTGCGCCGCCGTCGCAGGCGAGCGAAGCAGCCGACCCACTGCCATTATCTGGCGATTCCGCTGGCAGCACGCTTGTTCCGCAACAGACCGGACACGCTCGCCACATGACGGCTGAGCAGAGCAGTACGTATAAGACGTATATGTATAAAAAAGAACGTACGTACCGCGCGCGCGAGGGCGACGGCGATTCGGCATCGCAGTCGGTGAGCTTGCCGCCTTGCCTGAGCAATGCCCAGGCAGATCAGCAAAAGGACGTGCAGGCCGCCTTGCGGCGGCTACCGCCGCAGCATCGCCAGGAAGTGCTCGACGAGTTGCAGGCACGCAGCCAGAGCGGCACAGTGCGCAATGTCGTGGCCTACTTCTTCGCCTTGGTGAAGCGTGTTTTTGCGGGCGAGTTCCGCTTGTGGGCGGGCCGTAAGGCGACATCTGCCGCCCCACGGACTGCCGAGAATCGGCCTGCTGGTGTGCCACGCACCGAACACCGCCCAGAACCGACTGCGCAACCGGCATCGCGTGAAACCGCCCTGGCGCACATCGCCAACATCCGCAAGATGCTGAACGCCTCGACGAACGCTGGGGACATCGCAGCACAGGCAATGCAGGCCAAGGGATGGCAGCCCCATCCTGCGTAG
- a CDS encoding YhcG family protein has product MSDKPASLMSVPEGYDHWLGELKVRISTAQQQAARAVNRELVLLYWQIGQDILQRQTEQGWGAKVIERLAHDLRTAFPDMKGFSPRNLKYMRAFAQAWPDASFVQEVLAQLPWYHQLALLDKLPSHEARRWYAARAIEHGWSRNVLVMQIEARLLERNGQAVTNFDTRLPAPQSDLARESLKDPYRFDFLGLTEEAQEQAIENALVKHVTEFLLELGAGFAFVGRQVLLNVGGDEFFIDLLFYHLKLRCYVVIELKGGAFRPEHLGQLGFYLTTVDRQVKHEQDNPTIGLLLCKSKNKVVAEYALGDKTQPMGIAEYKLLESLPEELQTSLPSIEQIERELGGEHE; this is encoded by the coding sequence ATGAGTGACAAGCCCGCCTCCTTGATGTCCGTGCCCGAAGGCTACGACCACTGGCTGGGAGAGCTGAAAGTCCGCATTTCCACGGCTCAACAGCAGGCGGCGCGTGCGGTCAATCGCGAGTTGGTGCTGCTCTACTGGCAGATCGGTCAGGACATCTTGCAACGGCAGACCGAACAAGGCTGGGGAGCCAAGGTTATTGAGCGGCTGGCCCATGACCTGCGCACCGCTTTCCCTGACATGAAAGGGTTTTCCCCGCGCAACCTCAAGTACATGCGTGCCTTTGCCCAAGCCTGGCCGGATGCTTCATTTGTGCAAGAGGTGCTTGCACAATTGCCCTGGTATCACCAACTGGCGTTGCTGGACAAGCTGCCCAGCCATGAAGCCCGCCGTTGGTATGCTGCTCGGGCCATCGAGCATGGTTGGTCGCGCAATGTGCTGGTTATGCAGATTGAAGCCAGGCTGCTGGAACGCAATGGTCAGGCCGTCACCAATTTCGACACGCGCTTGCCCGCACCCCAATCCGACCTTGCACGCGAGTCGCTGAAAGACCCCTACCGTTTTGACTTTCTTGGCCTGACCGAGGAAGCGCAGGAACAGGCAATCGAAAACGCCCTGGTCAAACACGTTACCGAGTTCCTGCTGGAACTGGGCGCGGGTTTTGCCTTCGTTGGGCGGCAAGTGTTGCTGAACGTGGGAGGTGACGAATTCTTCATCGACCTGCTGTTCTATCACCTGAAGCTGCGCTGTTACGTCGTCATCGAACTCAAGGGAGGCGCCTTCAGGCCAGAGCATCTGGGGCAACTGGGTTTTTACCTCACCACTGTGGATCGTCAGGTCAAGCACGAACAGGACAACCCCACCATTGGCCTGCTGCTATGCAAGAGCAAAAACAAGGTGGTGGCCGAATACGCCTTGGGTGACAAAACACAACCCATGGGTATTGCCGAGTACAAACTGTTGGAATCCTTGCCTGAAGAGCTGCAAACCAGCCTGCCTAGCATCGAACAGATCGAGCGAGAACTGGGAGGCGAGCATGAATAA
- a CDS encoding class I SAM-dependent DNA methyltransferase, with protein sequence MLQNNPELKSKIDQLWNKFWSGGISNPLTAIEQITYLLFMKRLDELDQKRQADAEWTGEKYTSKFEGTWIPPEERNWPVAEQRPIDKRSLRWSEFKRMQAEEMLQHVQGKVFPFLKDLNGAESNFTHHMKNAVFIIPKPALLVEAVKTIDEIFEVMEKDSRENGQAFQDIQGDVYEMLLAEIATAGKNGQFRTPRHIIKLMAELVQPQLGHKIADPACGTGGFLLGAYQYIVTQLAIKAGTKNLEPDEDGFFRTSIAAALTEKAQAILQESLYGYDIDATMVRLGLMNLMMHGIDEPHIDYQDTLSKSYNEEAEYDIVLANPPFTGSIDKGDINENLQLSTTKTELLFVENIYRLLKKGGTACVIVPQGVLFGSGGAFKTLRQMLVERCDLKAVITLPSGVFKPYAGVSTAILLFTKVWGPKDKVSKAATEHVWFYEMAADGYSLDDKRSKQDGHGDLQDIIGRYYARDAATDTDRTAKCFMVPRSEIADERNNYDLSLSRYKTDVFEDVHYDAPGVILDRLIQAEVGDVDEAELAKVQSGIVRELLELKGMVG encoded by the coding sequence ATGCTTCAAAACAATCCCGAACTCAAAAGCAAGATCGACCAGCTCTGGAACAAATTCTGGAGTGGTGGCATCAGCAACCCGCTCACCGCCATCGAGCAGATCACCTACCTGCTGTTCATGAAACGGTTGGACGAACTGGATCAAAAGAGACAGGCCGATGCCGAGTGGACCGGCGAGAAATACACCTCCAAGTTTGAAGGCACCTGGATTCCACCCGAGGAGCGCAACTGGCCTGTGGCGGAACAGCGTCCCATCGACAAACGCTCGCTGCGCTGGAGTGAGTTCAAGCGCATGCAGGCCGAAGAGATGCTGCAACATGTGCAGGGCAAGGTATTCCCCTTCCTGAAAGACCTGAACGGTGCCGAATCCAATTTCACCCACCACATGAAGAACGCCGTGTTCATCATCCCCAAGCCAGCGCTGCTGGTGGAAGCGGTGAAGACCATCGACGAAATCTTCGAGGTGATGGAGAAGGACTCACGGGAAAACGGTCAGGCCTTTCAGGACATCCAGGGCGATGTCTATGAAATGCTACTGGCCGAAATCGCCACCGCTGGCAAGAATGGCCAGTTCCGCACCCCACGCCATATCATCAAACTGATGGCCGAGCTGGTACAGCCACAGCTAGGTCACAAGATCGCCGACCCGGCTTGCGGCACCGGTGGCTTCCTGCTGGGCGCCTACCAGTACATCGTCACCCAGTTGGCCATCAAGGCAGGAACCAAGAACCTTGAGCCCGATGAAGACGGCTTTTTTCGCACCTCGATCGCTGCCGCACTGACCGAAAAGGCTCAGGCCATCCTGCAGGAAAGCCTGTACGGCTACGACATAGACGCCACCATGGTGCGCTTGGGTCTGATGAACTTGATGATGCACGGCATTGATGAGCCGCACATCGACTATCAGGACACCCTGAGCAAGAGCTACAACGAAGAAGCCGAATACGACATCGTGCTGGCCAACCCGCCCTTTACCGGCAGCATCGACAAGGGTGATATCAACGAAAACCTGCAACTCTCCACCACCAAGACCGAACTGCTGTTTGTCGAGAACATCTATCGCCTGCTCAAGAAGGGTGGCACCGCCTGCGTGATCGTGCCGCAGGGCGTGCTGTTCGGCTCTGGCGGAGCATTCAAAACGCTGCGCCAGATGCTGGTGGAGCGTTGCGACCTCAAGGCCGTGATCACCCTGCCCAGCGGCGTGTTCAAACCCTATGCCGGGGTCAGCACCGCCATTCTGCTGTTCACCAAGGTCTGGGGGCCGAAAGACAAGGTGAGCAAAGCCGCCACCGAACACGTCTGGTTTTACGAAATGGCCGCCGACGGCTATTCGCTGGACGACAAGCGCAGCAAGCAGGACGGCCATGGCGACTTGCAAGACATCATTGGTAGATATTACGCCCGAGATGCCGCCACTGACACCGACCGAACCGCCAAGTGCTTCATGGTGCCGCGCAGCGAGATTGCCGACGAGAGGAACAACTACGACCTCTCGCTCTCCCGCTACAAAACCGATGTGTTCGAGGACGTGCACTACGACGCGCCGGGCGTGATTCTGGATCGGTTGATTCAGGCCGAGGTGGGTGATGTAGATGAAGCGGAACTCGCCAAGGTGCAAAGCGGCATCGTGCGCGAGTTGCTGGAGCTGAAGGGGATGGTGGGATGA
- a CDS encoding restriction endonuclease subunit S produces the protein MKSVILSDVCNISSGGTPSRANPEYFRGHIPWAKISDIENAENGVVYNTEESISEEGLRNIRGKTFQKGTLLFAMYGSIGKTAIAGKELSTNQAILGIRPKNDDEVSISYLKAWFESNKQTLINQGRGVALKNLSATIVRNLEIKLPPLDDQIRIARLLGKVEGLISQRKQHLQQLDDLLKSVFIEMFGDPILNPHGFPVRKLSEFYVNPKEGTKCGPFGSALKKEELVDAGVPVWNMDNIASDGRMALPFRMWITADKYDELATYSVKDGDIIISRAGTVGKMCVARMNGQPAIISTNLIRVRLSDGLRPLHFVSLMLYCKGRVGRLKTGADGAFTHMNTGVLDSLEFPYPPIELQVQFAAIVEKVEALKSRYQQSLTDLEALYGALSQQAFKGELDLSRVASPAAPIEGERPVAAAVPAPITTPVIELPETDLLPPALQDRTQLAPLLRFWLEAYRTQLGPRAFSLERFIAAAQTRLAELHPDNDFEWAASDYESIKAWVFEALAAGALTQGFDDDDNRVELKAAAEQGQA, from the coding sequence ATGAAGTCGGTCATTCTCTCGGATGTTTGCAACATCTCAAGTGGAGGGACACCTTCAAGGGCCAATCCGGAGTACTTCAGAGGCCACATACCATGGGCAAAGATTTCTGATATCGAGAACGCTGAGAACGGTGTTGTGTACAACACCGAAGAATCAATATCGGAAGAAGGGCTCAGAAACATTCGTGGAAAGACTTTCCAAAAGGGAACATTGCTTTTTGCAATGTACGGCTCCATTGGCAAGACCGCCATTGCGGGCAAAGAGCTTTCAACGAATCAAGCCATCCTTGGAATTAGGCCAAAGAATGATGACGAAGTCAGTATCAGCTATCTCAAGGCTTGGTTTGAGTCCAATAAGCAAACGTTGATCAATCAAGGTCGTGGCGTTGCGCTGAAAAATCTTTCGGCAACTATTGTCAGAAATCTTGAAATCAAACTACCTCCCCTCGACGACCAAATCCGCATTGCCCGTCTGCTCGGCAAAGTCGAAGGGCTGATCTCCCAGCGCAAACAACACCTGCAACAACTCGACGACCTGCTCAAGAGCGTGTTTATAGAGATGTTTGGCGACCCGATTCTGAATCCTCATGGTTTTCCTGTGAGGAAGCTTTCGGAGTTCTATGTCAATCCGAAAGAGGGCACCAAGTGCGGCCCATTCGGAAGTGCATTAAAGAAGGAGGAGTTGGTCGATGCGGGTGTGCCAGTCTGGAATATGGACAACATCGCCTCAGATGGACGAATGGCGCTTCCGTTTCGCATGTGGATCACCGCTGACAAGTACGACGAGCTCGCGACGTACTCGGTGAAGGATGGCGACATCATAATTTCGCGGGCCGGCACCGTTGGGAAGATGTGTGTCGCTCGCATGAATGGACAGCCTGCGATCATTAGCACTAATCTGATTCGTGTTCGATTAAGCGATGGGTTGCGGCCTCTGCACTTCGTTTCATTGATGCTGTATTGCAAGGGACGCGTAGGGCGCTTGAAGACAGGAGCAGACGGCGCTTTCACCCACATGAACACCGGAGTTCTCGATTCACTGGAATTTCCATATCCACCTATCGAACTTCAAGTCCAATTCGCCGCCATCGTTGAAAAAGTCGAAGCCCTCAAATCTCGCTACCAACAAAGCCTCACGGACCTCGAAGCCCTTTACGGTGCCCTAAGTCAGCAGGCCTTCAAGGGCGAGTTGGATTTGTCGCGAGTGGCCTCGCCTGCCGCCCCCATCGAAGGAGAAAGGCCGGTAGCCGCTGCCGTACCTGCGCCCATCACCACGCCGGTGATCGAGCTGCCCGAAACCGATTTGCTGCCGCCCGCACTGCAAGACCGCACACAGCTGGCGCCGCTGCTGCGCTTCTGGCTGGAGGCCTATCGCACACAGTTGGGCCCTAGGGCTTTCTCCCTCGAACGCTTCATCGCCGCCGCGCAAACCCGGCTGGCGGAACTTCACCCGGACAACGATTTCGAATGGGCGGCCAGCGACTACGAGTCCATCAAGGCCTGGGTGTTCGAGGCCTTGGCCGCTGGTGCCCTGACACAGGGGTTTGACGACGACGACAACCGCGTCGAGCTCAAAGCCGCCGCCGAGCAAGGCCAGGCATGA